The Castor canadensis chromosome 13, mCasCan1.hap1v2, whole genome shotgun sequence genome has a window encoding:
- the Klf9 gene encoding Krueppel-like factor 9, with translation MSAAAYMDFVAAQCLVSISNRAAVPEHGVAPDAERLRLPEREVTKEHGDPGDTWKDYCTLVTIAKSLLDLNKYRPIQTPSVCSDSLESPDEDMGSDSDVTTESGSSPSHSPEERPDSGSAPSPLSLLHPGVAAKGKHASEKRHKCPYSGCGKVYGKSSHLKAHYRVHTGERPFPCTWPDCLKKFSRSDELTRHYRTHTGEKQFRCPLCEKRFMRSDHLTKHARRHTEFHPSMIKRSKKALANPL, from the exons ATGTCCGCGGCCGCCTACATGGACTTCGTGGCTGCCCAGTGTCTGGTGTCCATCTCGAACCGCGCTGCGGTGCCGGAGCATGGGGTCGCTCCGGACGCCGAGCGGCTGCGACTACCTGAGCGAGAGGTGACCAAGGAGCATGGTGACCCGGGGGACACCTGGAAGGATTACTGTACGCTGGTCACCATCGCCAAGAGCTTGTTGGACCTGAACAAGTACCGACCCATCCAGACCCCCTCGGTGTGCAGCGACAGTCTGGAGAGTCCCGATGAGGATATGGGATCCGACAGCGACGTGACCACCGAATCTGGGTCGAGTCCTTCCCACAGCCCGGAGGAGAGACCGGATTCTGGCAGCGCGCCCAGCCCgctctccctcctccaccctgGAGTGGCTGCGAAGGGGAAACACGCCTCCGAAAAGAGGCACAAGTGCCCCTACAGTGGCTGTGGGAAAGTCTATGGAAAATCCTCCCATCTCAAAGCCCATTACAGAGTGCATACAG GTGAACGGCCCTTTCCCTGCACGTGGCCAGACTGCCTTAAAAAGTTCTCGCGCTCAGACGAGCTGACCCGCCACTACCGGACCCACACCGGGGAAAAGCAGTTCCGCTGTCCGCTGTGCGAGAAGCGCTTCATGAGGAGCGACCACCTCACCAAGCATGCCCGGCGTCACACCGAGTTCCACCCCAGCATGATCAAGCGATCGAAAAAGGCACTGGCTAACCCTTTGTGA